In Halichondria panicea chromosome 17, odHalPani1.1, whole genome shotgun sequence, a single window of DNA contains:
- the LOC135351273 gene encoding ERI1 exoribonuclease 3-like, whose protein sequence is MATFSEPLKAIEAIDYFLVLDFEATCENKVKMKPQEIIEFPVLKVNAKTLKTESIFHTYVQPTANPVLTRFCIDLTGITQEMVTGQPILKEVLEDFHKWMRDNGLLTRDVNSCFVTCGDWDLKTMLPSQCRHFKLPFPDYFLKWINIKDLYSRVTKERATGMPGMLRGLGLELDGRHHSGIDDSKNIAKILAKLIELNFSTQPTAE, encoded by the coding sequence ATGGCTACATTTTCGGAACCACTGAAGGCAATAGAGGCAATCGACTACTTTCTAGTATTGGATTTTGAAGCAACATGTGAGAATAAAGTGAAAATGAAACCTCAAGAGATAATAGAGTTTCCTGTCCTCAAGGTCAATGCTAAGACATTGAAAACAGAGAGCATATTCCATACCTATGTTCAGCCGACTGCTAACCCTGTACTTACCAGGTTTTGCATTGACCTTACTGGCATCACTCAGGAAATGGTAACTGGCCAGCCGATCTTGAAAGAAGTGCTGGAGGATTTCCATAAGTGGATGAGAGACAATGGCTTACTAACGCGTGATGTAAATTCTTGTTTCGTCACCTGTGGTGATTGGGATTTGAAAACCATGCTACCTAGCCAGTGTAGGCACTTTAAGTTGCCGTTTCCAGATTACTTTCTCAAGTGGATCAATATCAAGGATTTGTATTCTCGTGTAACCAAAGAAAGAGCAACTGGTATGCCCGGCATGCTCAGAGGGCTAGGATTGGAGCTGGATGGACGTCACCACAGTGGGATTGATGACAGCAAAAACATTGCCAAGATTCTAGCTAAATTGATCGAACTTAATTTTTCTACCCAGCCTACtgcagaataa